One segment of Cohaesibacter intestini DNA contains the following:
- a CDS encoding cob(I)yrinic acid a,c-diamide adenosyltransferase: MVRLNKIYTRTGDKGTTMLGSGDRVAKHDLRVETYGTVDETNSIVGLVRLELADLPEMDAMMSQIQNDLFDLGADLTTPDRGQEFKYEPLRITASQVERLEQQIDQLNADLEPLRSFILPGGSRASAYLHLARTVSRRSERLMTALAAMEDEPVSNICIQYVNRLSDFFFVAARVANNMGKEDVLWVPGQNR; the protein is encoded by the coding sequence ATGGTCCGCCTGAACAAGATCTATACCCGCACCGGCGACAAAGGAACCACGATGCTCGGCAGTGGCGACCGCGTCGCCAAGCATGACCTGCGTGTGGAAACCTATGGCACGGTTGACGAAACCAACTCCATCGTCGGCCTTGTCCGGCTGGAACTGGCGGACCTGCCTGAAATGGACGCCATGATGTCACAGATCCAGAACGACCTGTTCGATCTGGGCGCCGACCTCACCACCCCGGATCGGGGGCAAGAGTTCAAATATGAGCCTCTGCGCATCACCGCGTCTCAGGTTGAGCGTCTGGAACAGCAGATCGACCAATTGAATGCTGATCTCGAACCACTCAGAAGCTTCATCCTGCCCGGCGGCTCCCGTGCGTCGGCCTATCTGCATCTGGCCCGCACCGTCTCACGTCGTTCGGAGCGTCTGATGACCGCCTTGGCCGCCATGGAAGACGAGCCGGTTTCCAACATCTGCATTCAGTATGTCAACCGTCTGTCCGACTTCTTCTTTGTTGCAGCCCGGGTGGCGAACAATATGGGCAAGGAAGATGTGCTTTGGGTTCCGGGACAAAACCGCTAA
- a CDS encoding electron transfer flavoprotein subunit beta/FixA family protein, which produces MKILVPVKRVVDYNVKIRVKADGTGVDLANVKMSMNPFDEISVEEAVRMKEAGTATEIVLVSVGPQQAQETLRTGLAMGADRAILIKTDAHVEPLGVAKLLKAVVAEEQPGLVIVGKQAIDDDSNQTGQMLSALLGWPQGTFASKIDIEGETASVTREIDGGSQEIKIALPAVVTSDLRLNEPRYASLPNIMKAKKKPLDTKEAGDYGVDIAPRHEILATAEPAAREAGIKVESVAELVDKLKNEAGVL; this is translated from the coding sequence ATGAAGATTCTCGTACCCGTCAAACGGGTTGTCGATTACAACGTCAAAATCCGTGTCAAAGCAGACGGAACCGGTGTTGATCTTGCCAACGTGAAAATGTCCATGAACCCGTTTGACGAGATCTCGGTAGAAGAAGCCGTTCGCATGAAAGAAGCGGGCACGGCGACGGAAATCGTTCTGGTCTCCGTTGGTCCACAACAGGCACAAGAAACCCTGCGCACCGGTCTTGCCATGGGGGCGGACCGCGCAATCCTGATCAAGACCGATGCCCATGTGGAACCACTCGGCGTTGCCAAACTGCTCAAAGCCGTGGTTGCGGAAGAACAGCCCGGTCTCGTCATCGTTGGCAAACAGGCCATTGACGATGACAGCAACCAGACCGGCCAGATGCTTTCCGCCCTGCTGGGCTGGCCGCAAGGCACCTTCGCTTCCAAAATCGACATTGAAGGCGAAACCGCATCCGTCACCCGCGAAATCGATGGTGGTTCGCAGGAAATCAAGATTGCCCTACCTGCCGTGGTCACCTCTGACCTGCGTCTGAACGAACCACGCTATGCCTCCCTGCCCAACATCATGAAGGCCAAGAAAAAGCCGCTTGATACCAAGGAAGCCGGAGACTATGGCGTTGACATCGCGCCGCGTCACGAGATCCTTGCCACCGCCGAACCTGCTGCCCGCGAAGCTGGCATCAAGGTGGAAAGCGTCGCCGAACTGGTCGACAAGCTGAAAAACGAAGCTGGCGTGCTGTAA
- a CDS encoding 3-hydroxybutyryl-CoA dehydrogenase, with the protein MISEIKKVGIIGAGQMGNGIAHVCGLSNYDVVLNDLSADNLDKGMATIKKNMDRQVSKGTISAAERDAALGRIIPATELKAMAEVDLVIEAATEHEETKRKIFAAVTPVLRPDAMIASNTSSISITRLAASTDRAEQFIGIHFMNPVPVMKLIELVRGIATDEQTYITSKKFADSLGKTVAVSEDFPAFMVNRILLPMINEAIYTLYEGVGSVESIDTAMRLGANHPMGPLQLADFIGLDTCLSIMQVLYEGLADTKYRPCPLLVKYVEAGWLGRKTQRGFYDYRGDEPVPTR; encoded by the coding sequence ATGATTTCTGAAATCAAGAAAGTCGGCATCATTGGCGCTGGACAGATGGGCAATGGCATTGCCCATGTCTGCGGCCTGTCAAACTATGACGTGGTCCTCAACGATCTGAGCGCGGACAATCTCGACAAGGGCATGGCCACGATCAAGAAAAACATGGATCGTCAGGTCTCCAAAGGCACGATCAGTGCAGCCGAACGCGACGCAGCTCTGGGCCGCATCATTCCGGCAACCGAGCTCAAGGCCATGGCCGAAGTGGATCTGGTCATCGAGGCCGCCACCGAACATGAGGAAACCAAGCGCAAGATCTTCGCCGCAGTCACCCCGGTGCTGCGCCCCGACGCGATGATCGCATCCAACACATCCTCGATTTCCATCACCCGTCTGGCTGCGTCGACCGATCGTGCCGAGCAATTCATCGGCATTCACTTCATGAATCCGGTGCCGGTGATGAAGCTGATCGAACTGGTGCGCGGCATTGCCACGGACGAGCAAACCTATATCACCTCGAAGAAATTCGCTGACAGCCTGGGCAAGACTGTTGCGGTTTCCGAAGACTTCCCGGCCTTCATGGTCAACCGCATCCTGCTGCCGATGATCAACGAAGCCATCTATACCCTTTACGAGGGTGTTGGCTCGGTCGAATCCATTGATACCGCCATGCGCCTTGGCGCCAACCACCCGATGGGCCCGCTGCAGCTGGCCGATTTCATCGGCCTCGACACCTGCCTGTCCATCATGCAGGTGCTTTATGAAGGCTTGGCCGATACCAAATATCGCCCATGTCCGCTGTTGGTCAAATATGTCGAAGCAGGCTGGCTTGGTCGCAAGACCCAGCGGGGTTTCTACGACTATCGCGGCGATGAGCCGGTGCCAACCCGCTAA
- a CDS encoding SDR family oxidoreductase, whose translation MAQRSILITGCSTGIGHHCALRLKEKGWQVFATARKVEDLEALRDAGLTAIYLDYTDQQSISACKEAVLNHTGGKLDALFNNGAYGQPGAVEDLPTDVLRQQFEANFFGWHELTRQIIPVMRAQGHGRIVQCSSVLGFVPLAFRGAYVASKYALEGLTDTMRLELHGSNIHVSTIEPGPITSQFRETARRRFIDSININRSPYKERYQSRLEKMDSDQPDRFEKSPEAVFEKLIHAIESTSPKPYYMVTVPTYLMACLKRLLPSKPLETFLRAAGD comes from the coding sequence ATGGCCCAAAGATCAATACTCATCACCGGATGCTCCACCGGCATCGGACACCATTGTGCGCTGCGCCTGAAGGAAAAAGGCTGGCAGGTTTTTGCCACCGCACGCAAGGTTGAGGATCTCGAAGCTCTGCGCGACGCCGGTCTGACGGCCATTTATCTCGACTATACCGATCAGCAGTCCATTTCCGCCTGCAAGGAAGCCGTTCTCAATCACACCGGCGGCAAACTTGATGCCCTGTTCAACAATGGGGCCTATGGTCAACCCGGCGCGGTCGAAGATCTGCCCACCGATGTGCTCAGGCAGCAATTTGAAGCCAACTTCTTTGGCTGGCATGAACTGACCCGCCAGATCATTCCGGTGATGCGGGCCCAGGGCCATGGCCGCATTGTCCAGTGTTCCTCGGTGCTCGGCTTTGTGCCGCTGGCTTTCCGTGGTGCCTATGTCGCCTCGAAATACGCACTCGAAGGCCTCACCGACACCATGCGCCTTGAGCTTCATGGCTCCAACATCCATGTCTCGACCATCGAACCCGGCCCGATCACCAGCCAATTTCGCGAAACTGCCCGCAGACGCTTCATCGATTCGATCAACATCAATCGCTCGCCTTACAAGGAGCGTTACCAGAGCAGACTGGAAAAAATGGATTCCGATCAGCCTGACCGGTTCGAGAAATCCCCTGAAGCGGTGTTCGAAAAACTCATCCATGCGATCGAAAGCACCTCCCCCAAGCCCTATTACATGGTCACGGTGCCGACCTATCTGATGGCTTGCCTGAAGCGCCTTTTGCCAAGCAAACCGCTTGAGACCTTTCTGCGCGCTGCTGGCGACTGA
- a CDS encoding electron transfer flavoprotein subunit alpha/FixB family protein, translating into MTTLLIAEHNNAALNEATTKAMTAAVALGADVHVLVAGKGCGAVAEEAAKLSGAAKVLVAESDALEHQLAEAMAAQIVALADGYDAFVAPATANGKNYMPRAAALLDVMQLSDVTKIIAADTFERPTYAGNAIQTVKTSDAKKVVTVRTANFAAAATEGSAAIESVAAADAPAGASFVSEELSQSDRPELAAARVIISGGRGLASEEQFNAILTPIADKLGAAIGASRAAVDAGYAPNDLQVGQTGKVVAPELYIAAGISGAIQHLAGMKDSKVIVAINKDEEAPIFQVADYGIVGDLFDILPELEKAL; encoded by the coding sequence ATGACAACCCTTCTGATTGCCGAACATAACAATGCGGCACTGAATGAAGCCACCACCAAAGCCATGACTGCAGCTGTCGCCCTTGGCGCAGACGTTCATGTGCTGGTCGCAGGCAAAGGCTGTGGTGCCGTTGCTGAGGAAGCCGCCAAGCTGAGTGGTGCCGCCAAGGTGCTGGTTGCCGAAAGCGATGCCCTTGAGCATCAGCTGGCCGAAGCCATGGCTGCCCAGATCGTAGCACTGGCCGATGGTTATGACGCCTTTGTTGCGCCAGCCACCGCCAACGGCAAAAACTATATGCCACGCGCCGCTGCCCTGCTCGACGTGATGCAGCTGTCCGACGTCACCAAAATCATCGCGGCTGACACCTTCGAGCGTCCGACCTATGCCGGCAACGCCATCCAGACCGTAAAGACAAGCGACGCGAAAAAGGTCGTCACCGTGCGGACCGCCAACTTCGCTGCCGCTGCCACCGAAGGCTCGGCTGCCATTGAAAGCGTGGCCGCAGCCGATGCTCCGGCTGGTGCCAGCTTCGTCAGCGAAGAATTGTCCCAGTCCGACCGTCCGGAACTGGCCGCAGCCCGCGTCATCATTTCCGGTGGTCGTGGATTGGCATCCGAAGAACAGTTCAACGCCATTCTGACCCCAATCGCCGACAAATTGGGTGCCGCCATTGGTGCCTCCCGCGCGGCGGTTGACGCTGGCTATGCACCCAATGATCTGCAGGTCGGCCAGACCGGCAAGGTTGTTGCTCCCGAGCTGTATATCGCGGCGGGCATTTCCGGTGCCATCCAGCATCTGGCTGGCATGAAGGATTCCAAAGTCATTGTTGCCATCAACAAGGACGAGGAAGCTCCGATCTTCCAGGTGGCGGATTATGGCATTGTCGGCGACCTGTTCGACATTCTGCCCGAGCTGGAAAAAGCCCTCTGA
- a CDS encoding twin transmembrane helix small protein — MSALLPTLVPIALIAVAIVLGLGLYNMLRGGSPSRSQSLMRWRVILQFVAIILVMASLYVMT; from the coding sequence ATGTCAGCCCTTCTGCCCACTCTCGTCCCGATCGCGCTCATCGCAGTCGCCATTGTTCTTGGACTGGGGCTTTACAATATGCTGCGCGGCGGCAGCCCCAGCCGCTCGCAATCCCTTATGCGCTGGCGGGTGATCCTGCAGTTCGTGGCCATTATTCTGGTCATGGCCAGCCTCTATGTGATGACCTGA
- a CDS encoding YihY/virulence factor BrkB family protein encodes MSQIWEWVLVPVRIFWRFSDNHGFALASNIAFSILLSLFPFLLIITGVTVWAGGQELGNILQDLLPFLLPDPIAHILQPDVDAVIAERTGSLLSLSLVIFLVTLTSLVESLREGLNRAYGYYERRSILSRRAMGLIAVIGAILVMVSVAAGLFMAPLAWQIAKPHLPWLQDFQVTFDVVRLSIALPILTAFLVASHRWLPMRVIEWDDLWPGVLTTLVLWWITAEAYSYYLSHFAQYAKVYAGLAGVVATLIFLHIISMIFLFGAEVNAWRIRWQRLNRNRVTKADLEHPDPKKHAEGVTEKEDGEHV; translated from the coding sequence ATGTCTCAGATTTGGGAATGGGTGTTGGTTCCGGTTCGGATCTTCTGGCGGTTTTCGGACAATCATGGTTTCGCGCTGGCCAGCAATATTGCCTTCTCTATTCTGCTATCGCTGTTTCCTTTCCTGCTGATCATCACCGGGGTGACCGTTTGGGCCGGTGGGCAGGAGCTGGGGAATATCCTTCAGGATTTATTGCCCTTCCTGTTGCCTGATCCGATCGCCCATATCCTGCAGCCGGATGTGGACGCGGTGATTGCCGAGCGAACGGGAAGCCTGTTGTCCCTGTCTCTTGTGATCTTTCTTGTGACGCTGACCTCGTTGGTCGAGAGCCTGCGCGAAGGACTGAACCGTGCCTATGGCTATTATGAGCGCCGGTCGATCCTGTCGCGCCGGGCGATGGGGCTGATTGCTGTCATCGGGGCGATTTTGGTGATGGTGTCGGTGGCGGCTGGTCTGTTCATGGCCCCGCTGGCATGGCAGATCGCCAAGCCGCATTTGCCGTGGCTGCAGGACTTTCAGGTGACGTTTGATGTGGTGCGCCTGAGTATTGCCCTGCCGATCCTGACGGCCTTTCTTGTCGCCAGCCATCGCTGGTTGCCGATGCGGGTAATCGAGTGGGATGATCTGTGGCCCGGGGTTTTGACCACGCTGGTTCTGTGGTGGATCACCGCAGAGGCCTACTCCTACTATTTGTCCCATTTTGCACAATATGCCAAGGTCTATGCGGGGCTTGCCGGGGTGGTGGCGACCCTCATCTTCCTGCACATTATTTCAATGATCTTTTTGTTCGGTGCAGAGGTGAATGCCTGGCGGATTCGCTGGCAGCGGCTCAATCGCAACCGGGTGACAAAAGCGGATCTTGAGCATCCCGACCCGAAGAAGCATGCGGAGGGCGTGACGGAAAAAGAAGATGGCGAGCATGTCTGA
- the ccrA gene encoding crotonyl-CoA carboxylase/reductase encodes MAEELLAQGTTGEKKDLYEIGEIPPLGHVPKEMYAWAIRQDRHGPPEQSFQIEVVPTWELDSHEVLVLNMAAGVNYNGVWAGLGEPISPLDVHKNPYHIAGSDASGIVWAVGSKVKNWKVGDEVVIHCNQDDGDDAECNGGDPMFSPTQRIWGYETPDGSFAQFSRVQAQQLLPRPQHLTWEESACYVLTLATAYRMMFGHNPHELKPGQNVLIWGASGGLGVFGVQIAAAAGANAIGVISDESKRDFVMSLGARGVLNRKDFKCWGQLPKVNSPEYAEWFKEVRNFGKAIWDITGKGNNVDMVFEHPGEATMPVSTFIVKRGGMVVICAGTSGFNLTMDARYLWMHQKRVQGSHFAHLKQAMAANQMVIDRHVDPCMSEVFTWDQIPKAHDLMLNNRHQPGNMSCLVNTSRTGLRSAEEVILASRGEEI; translated from the coding sequence ATGGCTGAAGAACTGCTTGCTCAGGGCACCACCGGTGAAAAAAAAGATCTATATGAGATCGGTGAAATCCCGCCACTGGGACATGTGCCCAAAGAGATGTATGCCTGGGCGATCCGTCAGGACCGTCACGGCCCACCGGAACAATCCTTCCAGATCGAGGTCGTCCCGACCTGGGAGCTGGACAGTCACGAAGTGCTGGTCCTCAACATGGCCGCTGGTGTCAATTATAATGGCGTCTGGGCAGGCCTTGGCGAGCCGATTTCGCCGCTCGACGTGCATAAAAATCCCTATCATATTGCCGGCTCCGATGCCTCGGGCATCGTTTGGGCCGTCGGCTCGAAGGTGAAAAACTGGAAGGTCGGCGACGAAGTGGTCATTCACTGCAATCAGGATGATGGCGACGACGCGGAATGCAATGGCGGCGATCCGATGTTCTCACCCACCCAGCGGATCTGGGGCTATGAGACCCCGGACGGCTCCTTTGCGCAATTTTCCCGCGTTCAGGCGCAACAGTTGCTGCCCCGCCCGCAGCATCTGACATGGGAAGAAAGCGCCTGCTATGTGCTGACCCTGGCCACCGCCTACCGCATGATGTTCGGCCACAATCCCCACGAGCTGAAACCCGGTCAGAATGTGCTGATCTGGGGCGCCTCGGGCGGTCTTGGCGTTTTCGGCGTCCAGATTGCAGCGGCCGCCGGAGCCAATGCCATCGGTGTGATCTCGGACGAATCCAAGCGCGATTTCGTCATGAGCCTGGGTGCCCGTGGCGTGCTGAACCGCAAGGATTTCAAGTGCTGGGGCCAGTTGCCCAAGGTCAATTCGCCCGAATATGCCGAATGGTTCAAGGAAGTGCGCAATTTCGGCAAGGCCATCTGGGACATTACCGGCAAAGGCAACAATGTTGATATGGTGTTCGAGCATCCCGGTGAAGCGACCATGCCGGTATCCACCTTCATCGTCAAACGCGGCGGCATGGTGGTCATTTGCGCAGGCACATCAGGTTTCAACCTGACCATGGATGCCCGTTATCTCTGGATGCACCAGAAGCGGGTTCAGGGCTCACACTTTGCCCATCTCAAACAGGCCATGGCCGCCAACCAGATGGTCATTGACCGCCATGTGGATCCTTGCATGTCAGAGGTCTTCACTTGGGACCAGATCCCCAAGGCCCACGATCTGATGCTCAACAACCGCCATCAGCCGGGCAACATGTCCTGTCTGGTCAACACCAGCCGGACCGGCTTGCGCTCCGCCGAAGAGGTGATTCTGGCCAGCCGAGGCGAAGAAATCTGA
- a CDS encoding DMT family transporter, whose protein sequence is MSTKTKPSLAQATPALFVVLWSTGFIGARMGAPYSEPMTFLAMRFSLVLALLLPISLMLRAKWPTPKQAFHAFVTGLLIHGVYLACVFWAIDNGMPAGLAALVMGLQPVMTAFFARGILGERLTRNHLFGFILGLIGICLVLYPRLSGGDFSVTPPQIVVVCAAMLSISFGTVYQKRFAANLDMRAATIWQYLAACLLCAGLSFATETQTIVWSGEFIFALGWLTLVLSIGAIFLLLWLIEHGAVSNIAALFYMIPAVTAVISYLLFDEPITLMQILGIIITATGVLIASRTAR, encoded by the coding sequence ATGTCAACCAAGACAAAGCCAAGCCTTGCGCAAGCAACCCCTGCCCTGTTTGTCGTCTTGTGGTCGACCGGCTTTATCGGCGCACGGATGGGGGCGCCCTATTCCGAACCGATGACTTTTCTGGCCATGCGTTTCTCGCTGGTCCTTGCGCTTCTCTTGCCCATTTCCCTGATGCTGCGTGCCAAATGGCCCACTCCGAAACAGGCCTTCCATGCGTTTGTAACAGGCTTGCTGATCCACGGCGTCTATCTGGCCTGTGTCTTCTGGGCCATTGACAATGGCATGCCTGCCGGGCTCGCGGCTCTCGTGATGGGTCTGCAACCGGTCATGACTGCCTTCTTTGCCCGTGGCATTCTGGGCGAGCGCCTGACGCGCAATCACCTGTTTGGTTTCATACTGGGATTGATCGGCATTTGCCTGGTGCTTTATCCGCGCTTGAGCGGTGGGGATTTTTCCGTCACCCCGCCCCAGATTGTGGTGGTTTGCGCTGCCATGCTGTCCATTTCCTTTGGCACCGTCTATCAGAAACGCTTTGCCGCCAATCTCGACATGCGCGCCGCCACCATCTGGCAATATCTCGCCGCCTGCCTCCTGTGTGCCGGACTGAGTTTTGCCACTGAGACCCAAACGATTGTCTGGTCAGGCGAGTTCATCTTTGCCCTTGGCTGGCTCACTCTGGTCCTGTCCATCGGTGCCATCTTCCTGTTGCTCTGGCTCATCGAGCATGGCGCCGTCTCCAACATAGCCGCCCTTTTTTATATGATCCCGGCGGTGACTGCGGTCATTTCCTATCTGCTGTTCGACGAGCCGATCACCTTGATGCAGATCCTCGGCATCATCATCACCGCCACTGGTGTATTGATCGCCAGCCGCACAGCCAGATAA
- a CDS encoding RNHCP domain-containing protein, translating to MKHPHPCSKQRKRPLTHHPKDKRDKKSRKRWHTTNEAFRCHHCQQMVFPAEQIGTTQRNHCPHCLWSCHVDTKPGNRASTCHGGMEPVGLTFKHHGFDKYGRARTGDVMLVHHCHGCGAINLNRIAGDDCLAKLFDIFDRSETLGPPLLRKLSEQAICLLTRTDSDRLHQAIYGKSFRPDALTRVP from the coding sequence ATGAAACACCCTCATCCTTGCAGCAAACAGCGCAAGCGTCCTTTAACCCATCACCCCAAAGACAAACGAGACAAAAAGAGCCGCAAACGCTGGCACACGACAAACGAAGCCTTTCGCTGCCACCATTGTCAGCAAATGGTGTTTCCGGCAGAGCAGATAGGCACCACGCAACGCAACCACTGCCCGCATTGCCTCTGGTCCTGTCATGTTGACACCAAACCCGGCAACCGCGCCTCCACCTGTCACGGCGGTATGGAACCGGTCGGCCTGACCTTCAAGCATCATGGCTTTGACAAATATGGCCGCGCCAGAACCGGCGACGTGATGCTCGTTCATCATTGCCATGGCTGTGGAGCAATCAACCTCAACCGCATTGCCGGTGACGATTGTCTGGCAAAGCTGTTTGACATCTTTGACCGGTCAGAGACGCTTGGCCCGCCTTTGTTGCGCAAGCTCTCGGAGCAGGCAATCTGCCTGCTGACCCGGACCGACAGCGATCGTTTGCACCAAGCCATCTATGGCAAATCCTTCCGACCGGATGCTCTGACAAGGGTTCCATAG
- a CDS encoding rhomboid family intramembrane serine protease, translated as MFIPLHDKNDLTHVRWQYATLGLILTNVVVFVITTSGSGGLVLQDYALAYGLIPSDFARQNLSAIALTEPILLTAPISYAFLHADWMHLIGNMAFLWVFGDNIEDAMGHGRFLLFYCLCAMGAAALHMMINWGSPIPLIGASGATAGIIAAYLLLHPRVKVWILVLGRIPLPVPALYCLGAWIALQIFNSVTSVDEGVAWWAHVGGAATGAFLIPLMKYANVPLFQRSG; from the coding sequence ATGTTCATACCGCTGCATGACAAGAATGATCTCACCCATGTCCGCTGGCAGTATGCAACCCTTGGCCTGATCCTTACCAATGTGGTGGTCTTTGTGATCACCACATCCGGCTCCGGCGGCCTTGTGCTTCAGGATTATGCGCTGGCCTATGGCCTTATCCCCAGCGACTTTGCCCGCCAAAATCTGAGTGCAATTGCGCTCACCGAGCCAATCCTGCTGACCGCCCCCATCTCATACGCCTTCCTTCATGCCGACTGGATGCATCTGATCGGCAACATGGCTTTTCTCTGGGTCTTTGGTGACAATATCGAGGACGCCATGGGCCATGGCCGCTTCTTGCTCTTCTATTGCCTGTGTGCCATGGGCGCTGCTGCCCTGCACATGATGATCAATTGGGGATCTCCCATCCCTTTGATTGGCGCCTCCGGGGCGACGGCCGGCATCATTGCCGCCTATTTGCTGCTCCATCCGCGCGTCAAGGTCTGGATTCTGGTGCTCGGACGCATTCCGCTGCCGGTCCCTGCGCTCTATTGTCTGGGCGCTTGGATTGCCTTGCAGATCTTCAACTCCGTCACCAGCGTCGATGAAGGCGTCGCCTGGTGGGCCCATGTTGGCGGGGCAGCAACCGGGGCCTTCCTCATCCCCCTAATGAAATATGCCAATGTTCCACTTTTCCAACGCAGTGGATAA
- a CDS encoding acyl-CoA dehydrogenase family protein — translation MTLTIQTQAIPTPETFMDDTGAALTAIETLLEAIKTEVRAKVVVEDRISAERIEAEQRATHGFAWFATYVEALKEMRGYASTLSDEGRFGEMEMLITRIAFAEYLAQIFGGIPMTQGEIVRLADFNLPFEAIQKAYCPQIVRLITEGNTPTIRNRLIALIEAAEGAASYGDAGLDETMEAFREEMRRFADSEVKPHAHQWHLDNAYIPLDIVDKMAEMGVFGLTIPEEFGGLGLGKESMCVVSEELSRAYIGVGSLGTRSEIAAELIICGGNDEQKESWLPRIAAGEILPTAVFTEPNTGSDLASLKTRAVLDGDSYKVTGNKTWITHPVRADLMTLLVRTNPEEPGYKGLSMLLAEKPRGDDANPFPAAGMDGGEIEVLGYRGMKEYEISFDNFEVKKDALLGGVEGQGFKQLMQTFESARIQTAARAIGVAQCAMDLGLRYAQERAQFGKSLINFPRVVDKLVMMAVEIMIARQLTYFSARQKDHDKRCDVEAGMAKLLGARVAWAAADNALQIHGGNGFALEYEISRVLCDARILNIFEGAGEIQAQVIARRLLG, via the coding sequence ATGACCCTGACCATTCAGACCCAAGCCATCCCGACGCCAGAGACCTTCATGGACGACACGGGTGCCGCCCTGACCGCCATCGAAACCCTGCTCGAAGCCATCAAGACCGAAGTGCGGGCCAAGGTGGTTGTCGAGGATCGCATCAGCGCAGAACGGATCGAGGCTGAACAGCGAGCCACCCACGGATTCGCCTGGTTCGCCACTTATGTCGAAGCGCTCAAGGAAATGCGCGGCTATGCCAGCACGCTTTCAGACGAAGGCCGCTTTGGCGAAATGGAAATGTTGATCACCCGCATCGCCTTTGCCGAATATCTCGCCCAGATCTTTGGCGGCATCCCGATGACTCAAGGTGAAATTGTCCGTCTGGCAGATTTCAACCTGCCCTTTGAGGCCATCCAGAAGGCCTATTGCCCGCAAATTGTGCGCCTGATCACAGAAGGCAACACACCAACCATCCGCAATCGCCTGATCGCGCTGATCGAGGCCGCAGAAGGGGCCGCTTCCTATGGCGATGCCGGTCTCGACGAAACCATGGAAGCCTTTCGCGAGGAAATGCGCCGCTTTGCCGACAGCGAAGTCAAACCCCATGCCCATCAATGGCATCTGGACAATGCCTATATCCCCCTCGACATTGTCGACAAGATGGCTGAAATGGGTGTTTTTGGCCTGACCATCCCGGAAGAGTTTGGCGGCCTTGGCCTTGGCAAGGAAAGCATGTGCGTGGTGTCGGAAGAATTGTCCCGCGCCTATATCGGCGTCGGCTCGCTTGGCACCCGCTCGGAAATCGCCGCCGAACTGATCATTTGCGGCGGCAATGACGAACAGAAAGAAAGCTGGCTGCCCCGCATCGCGGCGGGCGAAATCCTGCCAACCGCCGTCTTCACCGAGCCCAACACCGGATCTGATCTGGCCAGCCTGAAGACCCGCGCCGTGCTGGATGGCGACAGCTACAAAGTCACCGGCAACAAGACATGGATCACCCATCCGGTCCGCGCCGATCTGATGACGCTGTTGGTCCGCACCAACCCCGAAGAACCCGGCTATAAGGGCCTGTCCATGCTGCTGGCAGAAAAACCGCGCGGCGACGATGCCAATCCCTTCCCGGCGGCCGGCATGGATGGCGGCGAGATCGAAGTGCTCGGCTATCGTGGTATGAAGGAATATGAGATCTCGTTCGACAATTTCGAGGTCAAGAAGGACGCCCTGCTGGGCGGCGTCGAAGGGCAAGGCTTCAAGCAATTGATGCAGACCTTTGAATCCGCCCGCATCCAGACGGCAGCCCGTGCCATTGGCGTCGCCCAATGCGCTATGGATCTGGGCTTGCGCTATGCACAGGAACGAGCCCAGTTCGGCAAATCGCTGATCAATTTCCCGCGCGTCGTCGACAAGCTGGTGATGATGGCTGTTGAAATCATGATTGCCCGCCAGTTGACCTATTTCTCCGCCCGCCAGAAAGACCATGACAAACGCTGCGATGTCGAGGCAGGCATGGCCAAGCTGCTTGGCGCGCGCGTCGCTTGGGCCGCGGCCGACAATGCCCTGCAAATTCACGGTGGCAATGGCTTTGCACTGGAATATGAGATTTCCCGTGTCCTGTGTGATGCACGCATCCTGAATATTTTTGAAGGGGCAGGCGAAATTCAAGCCCAGGTCATTGCCCGTCGCCTGCTTGGCTAA